The following are from one region of the Chloroflexota bacterium genome:
- a CDS encoding DUF4870 domain-containing protein, producing MAKTSTGLDENIAGLLCYVLGWISGLIFFLIEKENKFVRFHALQSIIVFGVLTLASIVIGWIPIIGWVINGLIWVLAVVLWILLMIKAYQGEKFKLPWAGDLAEKNA from the coding sequence ATGGCAAAAACTTCAACTGGACTGGATGAGAATATTGCCGGACTATTATGTTATGTTCTAGGTTGGATAAGCGGTCTCATTTTCTTTTTAATAGAGAAAGAGAACAAGTTTGTCCGTTTCCATGCCTTGCAGTCTATCATTGTCTTTGGCGTTCTCACCCTTGCTAGCATAGTCATCGGGTGGATACCTATTATCGGTTGGGTGATTAATGGGCTTATCTGGGTGCTCGCGGTTGTATTGTGGATACTTTTGATGATTAAGGCGTACCAGGGTGAGAAATTTAAACTGCCCTGGGCAGGTGACTTGGCCGAAAAGAATGCTTAA